In Sphingobacterium sp. R2, the genomic stretch ACTTTATCAATCTCGATCTCTCCGGTTTTTATCGCTTGGCAAAAGACTATCAAAATACACGCATTGTAACAGACAATGGACAGGACAAATTTCAGTACTACAACATTCCGGGTGTAAAGATCTACGGCGGAAGTTTCGAAGCACGCTACGGGTATAAAGATGTTATTACTGCCGCCTTCAATGGTAGTTATGACCGAGCCATCGACAATCAGAAATACACCAACGAAAATAATCAACAAGTGAGTGCGACTTATGGATATCAGATCCCAAACCGGCCATGGGTCTATGGTAATTTGGATTTGGGTTTTGCACAAAACGATTGGTTCAGCAAAGGCAGCCGTACACAGATCAACTGGACGACACAGTATACCAAATGGTTTTACTTGAGCGACAGCCATTTGGGCTCGCTGGCTTCCAAGAATTATATTCCTACCCAATTGGTACACAGCTTGCTGCTTAGCTATTCCTGGAACCGCAACCGCTATAATCTCTCGGGTGAGGCGCGTAATATCTTTGATGAACGCGCTTACGACAATTTCCGTCTTCAAAAACCGGGGCGCGCATTTTATGTAAAACTTAGAGTTTCAATCCTATAATTAATAAAATAACATTTATAATCATGAAAAAAAATAGATTATTTGGTTTTTGTGCATTCGCTGCACTACTGCTATCTTCCTGTAAAGATAGTCCAAATGTGCCTGAGGTGACAACACCCGAACCGACAGAATATTCGGTATGGGTTGCTACGGCAAATGGCTCCTATCTTTTAACGACCGATGAAATCATGAAAGATACCTTGTTATCGCCGGCCAACAATAAGGGCGTAGACATTACCGGCAACTTACCTCAAGCCCGCTATGCCGGTTACGCGTACATCTTTAATGGTTATTATTACCTGTCCAACGATGGTACACGTTTCAGTAAGCACCAATTGGTACAAACCCCGCAAGGGCTTCTATTCAAAGAAGTAGATAATTATGCGTTTCCGAGTGATTTTTACCTTGGAAAAGTTGCCAGCCAATTTAGCACAAACGACGAAATTGTCTTTACAAGTACAGGAGCCAGTGATGCCAACCTAGAGAAAAAAATATTTGAAAAAGATATTTACTTTATGAACACAAAGGATATGACGCTGAATAAGACTTTAAAAGCGCAGATCCCGATGTTGGATTATACCGTATATAAGAAAGATGGAACGGTCGATCCGACGATCCTCAATGTGACCAGTATGCGCGTTGCTGGAGGCAAGGCCTATTTTGGATTTTTCTACTACGATTCCGATTATAAGCCTGTCAACACAAAAGCTTACGCCTATATCTGCGATTACCCAAGTATGGCCAACGGTCATATCATGAGCGATGACAGAACGAGCTATGTAGCTGGTCACTGGCAGCGTGAAAACTATTCTTTTCTTGATGATAACAACAATCTTTATCTTTTGACGCGTGGTAAAACAGATGGTACTTTTGCGATCTTGCGTGTCAATAATGGACAGACGGAATTTGACAAAAGCTATTTATACGATCTGAAAGACTATGCCGTAAAAGGCGGTGATCTCGCTTGGTTGGGAGACGGTAAAGCGTATATCAGGCCATATGTTATCGATGTGGCCAATAAGAGAATCGTTGCTAACTTGGCCGAAATGACAGGTGGCGACCCTACGACCACTATTAACTTGATTCAAGATGGCAATCTCTATACCGCCGTAAAAACGCCCGCATCCAAGTGGTTTATCTACGAATATAACATTAAGAACAACAGCGTTAAAAAAGGTGCTGAAATTGATCCTGGAGTAACACAAGTCTATCATATCAATAAACTGAAATAACTGACAGTTCTGATGTGTTAAAGGATAAAATACCCTATAAATATGAGTAAAAGTTTTAAAAAAGATAAAAATCTAAAGATTTTTATCTTTTTTAAAACTTTCTCTAGGATGGGTTGTTATTCTAACGTTTTTCAATAGGTAGTAAACACGCTGGCACTCCCCATGGCTAGCGTGTTTTTTTTATTGCAGATAGGATTAAATTTTTTATGTTTGTTTTACACATGTTTCAACTATGAAATTAAAGACTTTAATCCGAGTGGGGAAGTTTGTTGGTATAGCGCTGACAGGGCTGGTTGTCGTTGCCTGTAAAAAGGATAACCCTAAACCTGAGCCAGAACTCGAGCCCGTTGTTACCGAGCGTACCGAAGCGCAGTTAATTAAGGATGATATTTACAAATATTATAAATTATATTCCCTTTGGGAGACATCCATTCCTGACTATAAAGCCGATCCTTCCAAGTTTACCGATCAATACAGTTCTGCCGATGCCGTGCTTGCCGCACTCAAGCGACTGACACCAGCGCGTGCAGCCTATTCAGGCGGTGTATTCGACCGGTTTTCGTATATCGTGGGGCTCGACGGTTATAACACGGCAACTACAGCTACCGGAAGGCTCAAGATGGATACCAACGACGGGTATGGCATTTATACTAGTTTTGGGACGGAAGACGGAATAACAGCTTATCCAATTATCTATTTTGTAGAAGGTGGTTCACCTGCGCAGAGAGCTGGTTTAAAACGGTCGGATTATATTACTGCTGTAGGTGACGACACAGATTATTCATTTGCTGTAACCTGTGAAGGCCAAAATTGTAGCTTTAATGAAAGTGACCGGGATAAAATTCGGAACAAACTGAATGCCGCACTTGACGCTGGTACACTTAAGTTAAAAGTGAAACATCAAGACGGGACAACAACGACAAAGGATCTTACTTATGCAAATGGTTATACCATTAATCCGATTTATAAAGATACTATCTATGAGTCAACCGGAAACAATGTGGGCTATCTTGCCCTGTCTTCCTTTGAACAAATAGAAGACCCGGCCGCTTCGGGATCAAGTAGCGAAGGGATAGCGAACAAGTCGGCGATTGATGCTGTCTTTACCAAGTTTCAGGATAAGCAGATTAAAAGCCTGATCGTTGATCTGCGCTATAATGGCGGCGGTTATGTCGATGCTTCTGCCTATATTGCTGATAAAATCGGTGGTGCAACTACCAAGGGCAAATTGATGCTTACCTATGAAGTAAACAATTACATCAAATCCACGCCAAGTATCAATAATATGTTTCAGGATACCAAGTTTGAAGGTAAGAGCAATTTAAGCCTCAATAAAGTCTACTTCCTGGTGAGCGAAAGTACAGCATCTGCTGCCGAAATGCTGATCAATGTACTGAAACCATATATGCAAGTACAGATCATAGCCTCCGGTACGCGTACTTACGGCAAACCGGTAGGTTTCTTTGAGCAGGTCGTCCAAAACAAAGTTTCTTTCTGGCCAGTTTCCTTTCTATTGAAAAATTCTGCTGGTTTTTCTGACTATTGGGATGGACTTGTTCCCGATAAACGTAATATAGAAGATTATGTATTTGCTGATGTGGGGAATAAAAAAGAGACCATGCTTGCGACAGCATTGAACGATGCTGCGCCAGGTATCACGACCAAAGCTTCCATTAACGCTGTAAGTCGCAAAGGATATCGTACCCTCAAAGGAGGAGAGGTCAATATCCGACCAGATCGCGGCATGATCAAGAAACGTTAATCAAGACATATGTGTTTTAAAAATCCCCTAAGCATACAACTTAGGGGATTTTTTTAGGTTATTATTCGTTCGGAAATACAATCGAATTGGGGCAGCATCGCCTAGGTACACACTATTTCAATAAAAACGGAGGTTCGATTTACCTCAGATGTAATGGCCATTTTACCATTTATTTTTTCCAGTCTATTTGTGATAGACTTAAACCCCAAACCATAATTAAGCTGCTTTTGAGCGTTGAAGCCTCTACCGTTATCTTCAATTAAAATAGTCAATATATTATTTTCTTTATAGATGGATAGCTGTATTTTTTTGGCCTTTGCATGTTTAATTATGTTTGTTAAAATTTCTTGAAAAATATAGATGAGCTGAATCCTTATCTCGAGCGATGCAATCTCCAGTGCGCCCGGATCAATATTTATTTCAGTTTCATATTCCCCTTTTGGTAAGGCATACTTGATGATTTTCAGTAAATTGTCGATGTAAGTACTTTCGCTAATTAGATAATCCTCATCATTTAATTCGTGGCTCTGCCTACGGGCCTCGTTATAGAGCTCATTCGAAATGTGAATCAGGACTTCAATGTTTTCATTTTGTTCTGAAGTCATCTCGTCATGTTTCAATATTCTTAATCGCTGTTTGATACTGGCAAGCTTGCTTGCAAAAGAATCATGAAGATCTTGCGCTAGCTTGTTCTTCTCCTCTCTTCTTATATGCTCCAGACGCTCCTCCATGACGGAAATTTGGAGGTTTACCTCTCTGTCCAATTCCTCGATACGTTTTTTCGACTTCGAATCTCTTTTTTTAAATAGGTAATACGCTATTAGCGCGACGGTAGTAAATAGGCCAATTAGGCCAATGATCCATAGTCTCCTAATATTTTCTTTCTTTTGAGCAATATTTAACAGTTCTCTATTTATCTCAGATTGCGTGTGTGAATACACTAAATTATCGATATCATCTACCAACAATGCCCTTAATGAATCTGTCGAATGGGCAACTTTTTTCATTTTGGTATAGGCAGTAAAAAAATCACCCTCTTTTTCAGCAATTAATGTCGTCAAAGCATTGGCTTGATAATGTTGTTCTTCTTTTAAAAATGGTATGCTTCTCAGCGAATCCAGGTACCTGTAGGTTGAATCTTTATTTTGTATTTTATAATAGTAATTCGCTTTGGATAGGTAGTACTTACTTCGAATATTGTTGCTGATCTCTTTCTCCTGTATGATGTTATTATAAATCGCTTTTTTCATGTCGGCAAGCGCTTCAACTGCCATTGTTGATGGAAAAGATCCTATTAGACTTTGCTGATAGCGAATGTGTGCTTGATAAAAGTTTACATGTTGAGCTGAGGTATTGTCCTGAGGAAGCTTTTTCTTAAGCTCAGCATAAATCCTTTCAGAGAGGGCATATACTTTTTCTGCTCCTGTATAATCTCCTGTGGCAACGAATGCTTCAATCGCCGGATTAAGGATAGAAATGTAAGTCATTGAAATATTTAAGTTTACTTTGCTTTGTTGAATAAGCTTTGGAAAAGAAGAAAGATAAAGAAGGTTGGCATCATAGGTTTCAAGTACCTTTTTGTAGTTTCGGTTTTCTAAATAAACATTGATTTTCCTTCCCGCCACCATTAATGCCTTTTGGCCATAAAAATCATTGATTTCCTTTTCAGCCTTTTCAAGATAATAAATACACTCTCCATTGCGATTGGAATATTCCGCATTATTGGCAAGCATAATGTAGTAATTAATTCTATAGGGCACAAAATCATCAGATTCTTTTGTGTATTCTTTGTACGTCTTCAAGTGTTCCACTAGCT encodes the following:
- a CDS encoding S41 family peptidase, with the translated sequence MKLKTLIRVGKFVGIALTGLVVVACKKDNPKPEPELEPVVTERTEAQLIKDDIYKYYKLYSLWETSIPDYKADPSKFTDQYSSADAVLAALKRLTPARAAYSGGVFDRFSYIVGLDGYNTATTATGRLKMDTNDGYGIYTSFGTEDGITAYPIIYFVEGGSPAQRAGLKRSDYITAVGDDTDYSFAVTCEGQNCSFNESDRDKIRNKLNAALDAGTLKLKVKHQDGTTTTKDLTYANGYTINPIYKDTIYESTGNNVGYLALSSFEQIEDPAASGSSSEGIANKSAIDAVFTKFQDKQIKSLIVDLRYNGGGYVDASAYIADKIGGATTKGKLMLTYEVNNYIKSTPSINNMFQDTKFEGKSNLSLNKVYFLVSESTASAAEMLINVLKPYMQVQIIASGTRTYGKPVGFFEQVVQNKVSFWPVSFLLKNSAGFSDYWDGLVPDKRNIEDYVFADVGNKKETMLATALNDAAPGITTKASINAVSRKGYRTLKGGEVNIRPDRGMIKKR
- a CDS encoding sensor histidine kinase, whose amino-acid sequence is MELSIKSSFFTILCILLNISNANCQFENYDFATIFDNKKTSRIAYFDKMDLWVDQQFSKGVTFPREKLVEHLKTYKEYTKESDDFVPYRINYYIMLANNAEYSNRNGECIYYLEKAEKEINDFYGQKALMVAGRKINVYLENRNYKKVLETYDANLLYLSSFPKLIQQSKVNLNISMTYISILNPAIEAFVATGDYTGAEKVYALSERIYAELKKKLPQDNTSAQHVNFYQAHIRYQQSLIGSFPSTMAVEALADMKKAIYNNIIQEKEISNNIRSKYYLSKANYYYKIQNKDSTYRYLDSLRSIPFLKEEQHYQANALTTLIAEKEGDFFTAYTKMKKVAHSTDSLRALLVDDIDNLVYSHTQSEINRELLNIAQKKENIRRLWIIGLIGLFTTVALIAYYLFKKRDSKSKKRIEELDREVNLQISVMEERLEHIRREEKNKLAQDLHDSFASKLASIKQRLRILKHDEMTSEQNENIEVLIHISNELYNEARRQSHELNDEDYLISESTYIDNLLKIIKYALPKGEYETEINIDPGALEIASLEIRIQLIYIFQEILTNIIKHAKAKKIQLSIYKENNILTILIEDNGRGFNAQKQLNYGLGFKSITNRLEKINGKMAITSEVNRTSVFIEIVCT